A DNA window from Methylocystis heyeri contains the following coding sequences:
- a CDS encoding DUF1153 domain-containing protein, which translates to MTETYRPRAKYVIGPDGSPLTIADLPPVTTRRWVIRRKAEVVAAVRGGLLSLDEACSRYTLTVDEFLSWQMSIDQHGLAGLRTTRLQQYRA; encoded by the coding sequence ATGACAGAGACGTATCGTCCGCGCGCCAAGTATGTCATCGGCCCCGATGGCAGTCCCCTGACCATCGCCGACCTGCCTCCGGTCACGACGCGGCGCTGGGTCATTCGCCGGAAGGCGGAGGTAGTCGCCGCCGTTCGGGGCGGACTTCTTTCCCTGGATGAAGCCTGCAGTCGCTATACTTTGACGGTCGATGAGTTTCTGAGCTGGCAGATGTCGATAGACCAGCATGGACTCGCCGGTTTGCGCACCACGCGGCTGCAACAATACCGCGCCTGA
- a CDS encoding IS5 family transposase (programmed frameshift), which translates to MPRFCLTDGQWSKLEPFCLGKPSDPGRTGSDGRLFLEAILWIARTGSPWRDLPPAFGKWNTVFKRFRDWVKADVFKRMFDAVSDDPDMEYAMIDATIVKVHRHGQGAKGGPQGQAIGKSKGGWTTKILALTDALGNLVRFVLLPGQRFDTVGVAPLIEGVEFGALLADKAFDSDWIVAELNERGAQIVISQHPRRNAPLAIDIELYKARHLIENFFGKLKEFKRIALRADKTDQSFTAMIRLAAALINSR; encoded by the exons ATGCCCCGATTCTGTCTGACGGACGGCCAATGGTCGAAGCTGGAGCCCTTTTGTCTTGGCAAGCCCTCCGATCCCGGCCGGACCGGGAGCGATGGGCGATTGTTTTTAGAGGCGATCTTGTGGATTGCGCGCACGGGCAGCCCCTGGCGCGATCTGCCTCCCGCCTTCGGCAAGTGGAACACCGTGTTCAAACGCTTTCGCGATTGGGTGAAGGCCGATGTGTTCAAGCGGATGTTTGACGCCGTGTCGGACGATCCAGACATGGAATACGCCATGATCGACGCCACCATCGTCAAGGTCCACCGCCATGGACAGGGCGCAAAAGGGGGAC CTCAGGGCCAGGCCATAGGCAAATCCAAAGGCGGCTGGACCACCAAAATCCTCGCGCTCACCGACGCGCTCGGCAATTTGGTCCGCTTCGTTCTGCTGCCGGGGCAACGCTTCGACACGGTCGGCGTCGCGCCTTTGATCGAGGGCGTCGAATTTGGCGCGCTGCTCGCCGACAAGGCCTTCGACAGCGACTGGATCGTCGCCGAACTGAACGAGCGCGGCGCGCAAATCGTCATCTCCCAACATCCAAGACGAAACGCGCCTCTCGCCATCGACATCGAGCTTTACAAAGCCCGTCACCTCATCGAAAACTTCTTCGGCAAACTCAAGGAGTTCAAGCGGATCGCCCTGCGCGCCGACAAAACCGATCAAAGCTTCACAGCCATGATCCGCCTCGCCGCCGCGCTCATCAATTCGCGATGA
- a CDS encoding septal ring lytic transglycosylase RlpA family protein translates to MIKKTFAFAALLASTFPAHSEIWTGKASYYGLKGRTASGSRVGGFTAAHRSLPFGSKARVTNLHNNRSVVVTINDRGPFTGGRIIDVSTSAADHLGFRSAGVAKVRVEALR, encoded by the coding sequence ATGATCAAAAAGACTTTCGCATTCGCAGCTCTACTGGCGTCGACATTCCCTGCGCATTCGGAAATATGGACCGGAAAGGCTTCCTACTATGGACTGAAAGGCCGGACAGCCAGCGGCAGCCGCGTCGGCGGCTTCACCGCCGCCCATCGCAGCCTGCCATTCGGTTCGAAGGCCCGGGTCACCAATCTGCACAACAACCGCTCTGTGGTGGTGACGATCAACGACCGTGGACCTTTCACCGGCGGACGCATCATCGATGTTTCGACCTCGGCGGCCGATCACCTCGGCTTTCGTTCGGCCGGTGTCGCCAAGGTGCGGGTCGAAGCGCTGCGTTGA
- a CDS encoding glutathione S-transferase family protein: MKFYMAPGSCSTGIHILLEEIGLVFEAYIVNLPKGDHLKPEYLAINPNGTIPTLVRDDGSALTDFVSIATWLAEAYPRRKLAPSDPKAAEMAFETLGFCTRHIHGEGFRRVFTPERYVSKRAGVEEIRNEGRKIVAEAFAELDVRIPASGYVAGDFSIADPALFYVAFWADKTGIPLPPNCLAHYQLMRTRPAVRQVLAEEGYR; this comes from the coding sequence ATGAAGTTCTACATGGCCCCGGGATCATGCTCGACGGGCATACATATACTGCTCGAGGAAATCGGCCTGGTTTTCGAGGCTTATATCGTCAATCTCCCCAAAGGAGATCACCTCAAGCCCGAATATCTCGCCATCAACCCCAATGGAACAATACCGACACTGGTTCGCGACGACGGCTCCGCCCTGACGGATTTCGTGTCGATCGCGACATGGCTGGCGGAAGCCTATCCACGCCGCAAGCTGGCGCCTTCCGACCCCAAGGCTGCCGAAATGGCGTTCGAGACGCTCGGCTTTTGCACGCGACACATTCACGGCGAAGGATTCCGCCGCGTGTTCACGCCCGAACGATATGTCTCGAAACGCGCCGGCGTCGAAGAGATCCGGAATGAGGGCCGCAAGATCGTCGCCGAGGCCTTCGCGGAGCTCGACGTCCGCATTCCCGCCAGCGGCTATGTGGCGGGGGATTTCTCCATAGCCGATCCCGCCCTGTTCTATGTCGCGTTCTGGGCCGACAAGACCGGCATCCCGCTTCCTCCAAATTGCCTCGCTCACTACCAGCTGATGCGCACGCGCCCCGCGGTGCGGCAGGTGCTGGCGGAGGAGGGCTATCGATGA